The following are from one region of the Pseudazoarcus pumilus genome:
- a CDS encoding glycosyltransferase encodes MRILHVGKFYPPYAGGMEVFLADLVAAQRARGDEVVVLVHGLPLPDDPPWLKRVPVLCQAVYAPLAPVFPFALRRLLREFEPQVLHLHMPNPSAFSALLFAAALRVPWVVHWHADVVAAKGRARLSLAYRLYRPFEQLLLARAARVIATSPPYLDASEPLKRWRDKCSVIPLGLDLSRYPAQPDMKQDSWTCGAFRVLAVGRLSHYKDFPTLVRAVSGLTGVELLLAGDGEQRSELEALADAAQGRVRLLGAVSDARKDALLANCDVLCLASIERSEAFGLVLLEAMRYARPCIVSELPGSGMPWVVREAQAGLLAKPGDVADWRRALTLLRDDARMRGEMGERAARSVHRLFSMQACADAVARQYTLAGVQADTPTPRRGLLVVIPARNEAPTLPSIVAELIEAGHPDIVVIDDHSTDGTGEAAERAGATVLRAALPLGAWGGMQAGIRHAIAHGYSSVITMDADGQHDVAAIRCLLAERDKADVVIGAHPARASYARRIAWNWFRRISGLAVEDLTSGFRLYNATAMQLAVSEAATQLDFQDVGVLLMLRRAGLRLAEVPVPMNPRIVDRSRVFDSWWTVTRYMAATTLLCLARRPYRPVPRRSG; translated from the coding sequence ATGCGAATTCTCCATGTCGGCAAGTTCTATCCGCCCTACGCCGGAGGCATGGAGGTTTTCCTTGCCGATCTGGTCGCGGCCCAGCGTGCGCGGGGCGACGAGGTTGTCGTCCTCGTACATGGACTGCCGCTGCCGGACGACCCCCCTTGGCTGAAGCGCGTGCCGGTACTGTGCCAGGCCGTCTATGCGCCGCTCGCACCGGTTTTTCCGTTCGCCCTGCGCCGGCTGTTGCGCGAGTTCGAACCCCAGGTGCTGCACCTGCACATGCCCAATCCTTCGGCTTTCAGCGCGCTGTTGTTCGCCGCTGCGTTGCGTGTGCCGTGGGTCGTACACTGGCATGCGGATGTCGTCGCGGCAAAAGGCAGAGCGCGCCTGTCGCTCGCCTACCGCCTGTACCGACCTTTCGAGCAGTTGCTGCTGGCGCGTGCCGCGCGCGTGATCGCCACTTCGCCACCGTACCTCGACGCCAGTGAACCGCTGAAGCGATGGCGGGACAAGTGCAGCGTCATCCCGCTGGGGCTCGATCTGTCGCGATATCCGGCTCAGCCCGATATGAAGCAGGATAGCTGGACCTGCGGCGCGTTTCGTGTGCTCGCGGTTGGTCGGTTGTCGCACTACAAGGATTTTCCGACGCTCGTGCGCGCCGTGTCCGGGCTGACAGGCGTCGAATTGCTGCTCGCCGGTGACGGCGAGCAGCGCTCGGAGCTGGAGGCGCTCGCCGATGCCGCGCAGGGCAGGGTGCGGCTCCTGGGCGCGGTGTCGGATGCGCGCAAGGACGCACTGCTGGCGAACTGCGACGTGTTGTGCCTGGCGTCGATCGAGCGCAGCGAGGCCTTCGGTCTGGTGCTGCTCGAGGCGATGCGTTACGCCAGGCCTTGCATCGTGTCCGAGCTGCCCGGTTCGGGTATGCCGTGGGTGGTGCGCGAGGCGCAGGCCGGCTTGCTCGCGAAGCCGGGCGACGTGGCAGATTGGCGGCGCGCCCTCACCCTGCTGCGCGACGATGCGCGGATGCGCGGGGAAATGGGTGAACGGGCGGCGCGGTCCGTTCATCGGCTGTTCTCGATGCAGGCCTGTGCCGATGCCGTAGCCCGGCAATACACGCTCGCCGGGGTGCAGGCCGACACTCCCACCCCACGCCGCGGTTTGCTGGTCGTCATTCCCGCCCGCAACGAGGCGCCGACATTGCCTTCCATCGTCGCGGAACTGATCGAGGCGGGTCATCCCGACATCGTCGTGATCGACGATCACAGCACCGACGGCACCGGTGAAGCTGCCGAGCGCGCCGGGGCGACCGTTCTGCGTGCGGCGCTGCCCCTGGGCGCCTGGGGTGGAATGCAGGCGGGCATCCGCCACGCCATCGCCCATGGCTATTCATCGGTCATCACAATGGATGCCGACGGTCAGCATGACGTCGCCGCCATCCGCTGCCTTCTGGCCGAACGCGACAAGGCTGACGTCGTCATTGGCGCTCATCCCGCGCGCGCCAGCTACGCGCGTCGTATCGCCTGGAACTGGTTTCGCCGCATCAGCGGCCTGGCGGTCGAGGATCTCACTTCCGGATTTCGTCTGTACAACGCCACGGCCATGCAACTGGCCGTCAGCGAGGCCGCGACACAACTCGATTTTCAGGACGTTGGTGTCCTGCTGATGCTGCGTCGCGCCGGCTTGCGTCTGGCGGAAGTGCCCGTGCCCATGAACCCGCGCATTGTCGACCGCTCCCGTGTCTTTGACTCTTGGTGGACTGTCACCCGCTACATGGCCGCCACTACCCTCCTGTGCCTGGCCCGCAGACCCTACCGACCCGTCCCTCGTAGGTCGGGA
- a CDS encoding tetratricopeptide repeat protein — translation MRLLDGSIFELYGSLFELRQRMLSYGSFVWVEALVGDGWWKQRLVNVALHLAVVVALYALFARLLSIALRQSQGVVVDLKPANGLGPSGLAALRVGVALFAVNPVAVYAVSYLVQRSVLMATLFSVLACLAFVLGLERGRGAWFVAAILFYAFALLSKGHAFMIAAMSVPLYVFVRGPNWRALAWILIGGGGVLVAAVAGLLHFYGDLVGKAFDPASRIYIAQIEALAPGVADSVWALSILNQTALFFAYGFLWFVPNVLWMSVDLRPEFPLSWLSFPELLAALVWLALLALCVHAVLRRRGLPALLGLCMLFPLLLFVTEFATVWIQDPFVLYRSYLWAIAMPGMIAVLLCSLRPGTLYVGGLVVALLFSGLALERSLSLASAYSAWNDAVEKVDLGADASAVGRWRPFLNRGSYFLEHSMYRQAANDFARAVQLGEGEGSASFNLGVALQQMQRDEEALAAFEAAREKGFDEAGLHFHRGESLYRLGQSGEAVKAYSAALKRPRQAPEVRDHTRMRRAEAAVAARDFSLAAKDFEALLVRDPGNVRVLTGLGMAYVGQQRGTDALRVFDALLERREAPTLRYGRAMARALAGDRAGAIIDIENALAVEPDNPAFRQLREQLGR, via the coding sequence GTGCGCCTGCTCGATGGCTCCATCTTTGAACTCTACGGCTCGCTCTTCGAATTGCGCCAGCGCATGCTCTCCTACGGCAGTTTCGTGTGGGTCGAGGCGCTCGTGGGCGACGGGTGGTGGAAGCAACGCCTGGTCAATGTAGCGCTCCACCTTGCAGTGGTGGTGGCGCTCTATGCGCTGTTTGCACGCCTGCTCAGTATTGCGCTCCGGCAGTCCCAAGGGGTAGTAGTCGACCTTAAGCCGGCAAACGGCCTGGGACCATCCGGACTGGCGGCGCTGCGCGTAGGCGTGGCGCTGTTCGCCGTCAATCCGGTGGCCGTGTATGCGGTTTCCTATTTGGTTCAGCGCTCCGTACTGATGGCGACCCTGTTCTCGGTACTCGCCTGTCTGGCCTTTGTGCTCGGGCTGGAGCGAGGTCGCGGGGCGTGGTTCGTTGCGGCGATCCTGTTCTATGCGTTTGCGTTGCTGTCCAAGGGCCACGCCTTCATGATTGCGGCAATGTCGGTGCCGCTGTATGTCTTCGTGCGAGGCCCGAACTGGCGTGCCCTGGCCTGGATCCTGATTGGAGGAGGTGGCGTGCTGGTGGCCGCAGTGGCCGGGCTGCTGCATTTCTACGGTGATCTCGTCGGCAAGGCCTTCGACCCGGCCTCCCGCATCTACATCGCCCAGATCGAAGCGCTCGCTCCGGGCGTTGCGGACAGTGTCTGGGCGCTGAGCATCCTGAACCAGACGGCGTTGTTCTTCGCTTATGGGTTCCTTTGGTTCGTGCCCAACGTGCTGTGGATGTCGGTCGATCTTCGGCCTGAATTCCCGCTGTCCTGGTTGTCTTTCCCGGAACTGCTCGCGGCGCTGGTCTGGCTTGCCTTGCTTGCGCTCTGCGTTCATGCGGTGCTGCGCCGACGTGGCCTGCCCGCGCTGCTCGGACTGTGCATGCTGTTTCCGCTGCTGCTGTTCGTCACCGAGTTTGCGACGGTGTGGATCCAGGACCCGTTCGTCCTCTACCGCAGCTACCTGTGGGCGATCGCTATGCCGGGCATGATTGCCGTGCTGTTGTGTTCACTGCGACCCGGCACGCTTTATGTGGGCGGGCTGGTCGTTGCGCTGCTCTTTTCCGGGCTGGCGCTCGAGCGCAGCCTGTCGTTGGCCAGCGCCTACAGCGCCTGGAACGATGCAGTCGAAAAGGTGGACCTGGGAGCGGACGCGTCGGCGGTGGGACGCTGGCGCCCGTTTCTCAACCGCGGAAGTTACTTTCTCGAGCATTCGATGTATCGGCAGGCTGCCAACGACTTTGCACGTGCCGTGCAACTGGGCGAGGGAGAGGGCTCGGCCAGCTTCAACCTGGGTGTTGCCCTGCAGCAGATGCAGCGGGACGAAGAAGCGTTGGCGGCGTTCGAGGCCGCTCGCGAGAAGGGCTTCGATGAGGCTGGCCTTCACTTTCACCGGGGTGAGTCACTGTACCGACTCGGTCAGTCCGGAGAGGCGGTAAAGGCCTATTCGGCGGCACTGAAGCGGCCACGGCAGGCACCCGAGGTTCGCGATCACACGCGAATGCGGCGTGCGGAGGCTGCGGTGGCCGCGCGCGACTTCTCGCTCGCAGCGAAGGATTTTGAAGCCTTGCTGGTGCGCGATCCGGGCAACGTGCGAGTGCTGACCGGGCTGGGGATGGCCTACGTCGGTCAGCAACGCGGAACCGACGCCTTGCGCGTTTTCGATGCCCTGCTCGAGCGTCGCGAAGCCCCCACCTTGCGCTACGGCCGTGCCATGGCGCGAGCGCTCGCGGGCGATCGTGCGGGGGCGATCATCGATATCGAAAACGCCCTGGCCGTCGAGCCCGACAACCCGGCCTTCCGCCAGTTGCGCGAGCAACTCGGGCGCTGA